In the Loxodonta africana isolate mLoxAfr1 chromosome 1, mLoxAfr1.hap2, whole genome shotgun sequence genome, one interval contains:
- the SMCO1 gene encoding single-pass membrane and coiled-coil domain-containing protein 1, translating to MNNETTTLISLKEAMKRVEDKLQALEAQFKELDFATDKLTQKFEYHSKTLASQAAQDELWAAVLALKFTPMELNILYSYVIDVLICLHTRVLEKLPDLVRGLPTLASVLRRKVKNERIGVVWESVLEEFGLQEGDITALCTFFIAHGNKAEHYSAKVRQMYIRDVTFLITNMVKNQALQEGLLRAVQVIEKGKTVRASKEQKSSLKELIPSVKN from the exons ATGAACAATGAGACCACAACACTGATATCCTTGAAGGAGGCAATGAAAAG AGTAGAAGACAAACTCCAAGCTTTAGAAGCACAATTCAAAGAACTGGACTTCGCCACAGACAAACTTACACAGAAATTTGAATATCATAGCAAGACTTTGGCAAGCCAGGCAGCCCAAGATGAGCTGTGGGCAGCAGTTCTGGCCCTCAA GTTCACACCAATGGAATTGAATATTTTATACAGCTATGTCATTGACGTACTCATCTGCTTGCACACTCGTGTACTTGAGAAGCTGCCAGACCTGGTGAGAGGTCTTCCCACCTTAGCCTCTGTCCTGAGACGGAAAGTCAAGAATGAGCGCATCGGAGTTGTGTgggagtctgtcctggaagagttTGGACTACAGGAAGGAGATATCACAGCACTCTGTACCTTCTTTATTGCACACGGTAACAAGGCAGAGCACTACTCTGCTAAAGTGAGACAGATGTACATCAGGGATGTCACTTTCCTGATCACTAACATGGTAAAGAACCAGGCTCTGCAGGAGGGTTTGCTGAGGGCTGTTCAGGTAATTGAGAAGGGGAAAACAGTCAGGGCCTCCAAAGAGCAAAAGTCATCCCTAAAAGAGTTGATACCATCAGTTAAAAACTAA